Below is a window of Catalinimonas alkaloidigena DNA.
AAACATGCCCGCCCCTCCGAAGCCATCGCCGACGACTTATACCGCCGTTAAACCTGCTCCGCCAAAACCTGAGCCGGCAGCACCGACGCCCCGGTCCGATAACGGCGTGGCCGTTGCCTCTCCCAAACCCGCCGCTTCCGGCACCAATCGCTACGCCGAAGGGCGCGAAATCCGCATGCTGTCGGTTACGGTCGATGCCCAACAACGGCAGCAGATCGAGCTGGTGCCGCAGGCGCAACTTCGGGCGTACGAAACGCAATACGCCGATCCGGCTTTTCTGGAAGGATTGCCCAAAATGCAACTCCCGTCGCTTGAAGGAGGCGACGTGTACCGGGCGTTTGAGTTGGATGCGGTGGTGGTGGTGGGGCGCTACGTGCGCAACTGGTATTCGCTACAGGCCAAGCCGTACGTGCTGCTGACGCGGGGCGGGCGCGTACACCAGGCGGTGCTCGACAATCAGATTGCCGAAACGGGCTGTGTGCAGGTGGGAAACGAGGCGACGCCGGTCGAGTCGATCCTGGAAATCTGGGAGCCGGTGCGCTGGATCAGCGACCGCCCTCCGGTGTCGGCCGAGGCGGGGCAGCCGCTTTCGGTGGCCGAACTCACGCAACTGGTGCGGCAACTGCAGGCCGACGTGGAGCGACTCAAGCGCCGCTAGTCGAAACTGAACAGCGAGTGCTGCGTGCCGCCTTCGCGTTTGGTTCGGGTGGCCGTTTCGGCTTCGGCTTTCAGCGCTTTTTGCCCCGCCAGGCGGTTTTCCAGCTTTCGAAATTCAGCCTGATACGCCTCCCATTCGGTGAGCGGAATTTGTACGGCGATGCGCTCGCCGTCGGCGTTGGTTACATACTGCAGGTGTAGGTCCATGGGGGTATAAACTAAGTCGTCCTTCGAAAGTAGGGAAGTTTTCGGGCGTGTGCCAAGTTCCGGGCGCAAAAAAGCCATGCTTTTGCGATCTGGCGAAGTTTTTGCTCTGGGCAAGTCAACCTCTACTCCCTTCGCCATGCGCCCCATCTTCTACGTGTTACTCGTCTTTATGGCGTGCGGCTTTGGGAGCTGCACCCGTCACCAGGTCATCCGGCTGGCCAGCGATCATCCCCAAACCCTGCAGCGTGCATTTGTCGTGGAAACCGACACCCTGCTACTGACCTACAATTTTTCCGGCGAAGGTGGCCCCGTCGCCATTTCCATTTACAACAAGCTGAACCACCCTCTGTTTATCGACTGGCGGCAGTCGTCGCTGATTGTCGGTGGGCAGGTGTTTCCGTACGTCGAAGGGCCTTCGGAAGGGTATGTGTACGAGGCCTTGGGCGGACCTTTCGGTGCGTTGCCCCTGCGATCGTCGCAGGACGTAGCCCTGGTGCCCCCGCACAGTTATCTGCAAAGTCCGCTGTTCTGGCTGGCCCCAACGCCCTACCAGGGCCTGCCGGGCGACGTATGGCAGGAACGGCGCGGCGGGCGGCTTTTCAAACGTCAGGGGTACAGTGCTGCGACTTCGCCGGTGTACATCCGCAGTTACCTGGCTTTTGGGACCGATCGGCCCCTGACGCATCCTTTTTACCAGCAAACTACTTTTTGGCTGGAGGAAGTGTTGCAAACGACCAGCGCCCGCTACGTTCGTCTGGTCAGAAATGAGCAGTGGGGCGATACGTTTACCGTGCAACAGCAGAACGATTCGAGGGTACTTGCTGCTTCGTCGTTGACCTTGCTCAGTTCAGTGATGATGTCGCTCCTCTTGGTAGCGGCATGGGGCGGGTAAGGCGGTCTTCTGTAAGCCTATCTTCTCACTTTTTCCCGAGCGATGTAGGCAACCACTTGTTTACGCAATAGCCCTTCTGGCTACCCCGCCCGGCTATGAGCCGATCACCGCGATTCTGTTTACGACCAGCTTGGTGCTCGGATTCCGCTTTCGCGCTACTGGGGCCGTAGCCGCTCTTTGACGTCATCTCAAATTTTCAATCCTTTTACTTCTATGCGCCTTTCCATCTACGTTTTCGCTTTGCTGAGTTGCCTGGCGTTTAGCCGGTGCACGGCCTACCAATTCGCGACGCTATCCAGTGCGGAGGCTTCGGGTTCTACGGAAGAGTATATCGTCGAGACGGATACGCTTCTGATCCGCTACAGCTTTCAGGGCGAGGGGGCACCCGTGCTGGTCCATATTGAAAACAAATTGAATCAGCCTTTGTACATAGACTGGTCCCGGTCGGCGTTGGTGGTCGGAAACGAAACGTTTCCGTACTGGCGCGACGCGTACGACATCAACACCGTGTCGCAGCATTACTACATTTCTACGACTACGACGGGCGTGGCCGAACGGCCCGATCGCATCAGTTTTATTGCCCCGCGTGCGTTTGTGGAGAGTACGCGGCTCGCTCTGGCACCGGGCTCCAGCCTGAGCGCCTTGCGCACTACAGAGGCCCGCCGTGTGATTCGACGAAGCCCGTACGGTTCGTACCGGGTCAGTTTGTACGCGTTTACGGAGGATAATTCGCCGCTGGCCTTCCGCAGTTACCTGACGCTGTCTACCCAGATGGACGGCTCGGCGTCTTTCGCGGTCGATACGCACTTCTGGGTGTCGCAGGTCTTGCAAACCCTGGAGCCGATGTATCGCCAGCTCTACAGGTCGCTGGAACAAAAACCGTTTACGTTTTACAGTGTGACGGTGCTGTAGCGATCCGGGTGGTTCCCATTCAGGAAGCGCCCGGTTTCTCCAGTAGTTCGTTCAGCCACTGTTCCAGCGCCTGAAGCACCTCCTGATCGGGACCGGGGTTGAGCACGCCGCTGCCGAAGCGGTACCAGACGCCTTCGCCCGGATCGAGGTAATGCCCCGGTCGGTTCGGCGTCGCTTCAAACGATTTGTCCATCTCGTAGTCGGGAGCGTAGACGCTGCGCAGCAGCGGTTTCAGGCGCGGCCAGGCCAGCGGAAATGTGCGTTCTTCCGGCGGCGTTTCGACGCGGACCTGCACACGCCGCTCGCGGAACGAAGGCTGAACGGTGACCAGTTGCACCCGCTGCTCAGGGTCCACTTTCGCGAAGCGCACGACCAGCGCGCGTTCTTTACCCGACACTTCGTAGATGGCCTGCACCAGTTCCTGGCAAAAGTAGGCCCAGGTTTCGCGCTTGCGGGGCGTGCCTTCCGCAACTTGTCCCTGCGCATCGGTCAGGGTCAGGTGGATTTCCCCGTCGCTTTCTTTCATGTCGGTGCTACCGCCCTTGCGCAGCAGGTCGCGCAGGGCCTTGGTCCAGGCGCTGGAGAGTACGCCTTCCCACACGAAATCGTCGTCGGGTGTAAATCCTTCGTCATAAATTTCTTCTTCGGTCAGGTCTTCGCGATCCAGGTAGGTCAATTCATAACGAACGGCCAGCCCGTCGGGTCGTGGGACGGCCTCCAGGGTGTACACGTGGCTATACGGCGGCGGGATGTACTCGGCGGTTTGGAAACGAACCGCCATACGTTGCAATGCATCCATTGCGCAAATGTAATAGGTTGTTACGAAGGGAAGCGGCTGTTTTTCAGGAGCGTGCTAATTTCTGCAACGTCCCCGTACGGTCGATTTTCCCGGTGGGGGTCTCTTCGAACGACGGCACGTAGAGCAGGCGCTTGGGGGCGTGGTACCGGGGCAGGCGCTCGCGCAGCGCTTCCAGGAGCCATTCTTCGCGGGTGGGCGGGAAGGGCATGCCCTCCACAAACAGCACGACACACTGGCCCAGGTACTTGTCCGGCTGGCTGCCTACAAAATAGCGTTCGGCGATTTTATTCTCTTTCCAGAGCTTGTCCACGGCTTGCTCCACCGCCTCGGGCTGCACTTTTACGCCTCCGCTGTTGATGACATGGTCGGCGCGCCCCAACCACCGGAACCGACCGTCGGCGTGCAGTTCCACCAGATCGTTGGTGGTGATCCACTGCGCGTTGGTGACCGCTCCCCGGATGCACAGACACCCCCGGTCGTCCAGGCGAAGATCAATGCCCGGTAATGACGTGAATACGGCCGACCGCTCAGGTCCGTTCAGGCGGCGCAGGGCGACGTGCGAAACGGTTTCGGTCATGCCGTACGTGTGGTAGACGGGGCAGGGCAGGGCTTGCACCTGCTCCTCGAGCGTGGCCGAGAGCGGCGCACCGCCCAGCAGAATGGCCTTGGCATGGGCAAAAGCCGCCAGGGCCTGGGGCGTTTCCCGCAAAATCGTTTCCAGTTGCATGGGCACCATCGCCGTAAAGTCGAACGACGTACCGGCGGCTACCAACGCAAGCGGGTTGCGGTGGGGCGGATAAAGGTGCAGCTCCAGTCCCAGCACCAGTCCTCGCACCAGCATCATGGTGCCGGCAATGTAGCGGGTCGGCAGGCAGACCAGCGCTTTGTCGCCCGTCGTGAGTCCCAGCGCTTCTCCGGTCAACCGGGCGCTGGCTTCCATCTGGGCGCGGGTGAGGCATTGAGGTTTGGGAGTGCCGGTAGAGCCGGACGTCAGCAGCCAGAATTCAGGCTGGCCTTGTTGCCACATTTTACAGAACTGAGCGGCGTGTTGTTCCTGATCGGCGAGGCGGGGTGGCAGGGCCGCTAACGATACTTTTTGCTTTTGAAACCAGACAACATTCATGCGATGTAAACGAGAGCTTAAACATACGGAGAAATAAAAAGAAAAAATATGTACAATCTTTGATGTAATTTTTGTGTAATAAATTGCAAATCTGTAGGTCGGCGAGAACAGAGGGGCGGGGCAGAGAATGCAACAATACTGGCTGAATGAGGGACAAATCTTACCATAGTACAAAGAGTATATAGTGTTTGGGTTTAAATCGATAGAGAAACGACTCGTAAGATTTTTGTTGGTTTAAGTAGTATATTTTATCGTTTTTGTACCATATTTGGGGTAAGGTTCAAATAAGTATTGTCTAGAAATAGTTTCAGTTGGTAAACTATAAAGCACTCTCTGTGTAAGTTTTCAATCACTCTGTCTATGAACTGCATTACGACTTCTTCTAGTACGCTATTACCCGTTTCGTTGCTGTCGTCCGTTTGCTGGGAACGCAAAGTGTTCCGGTAAACATCCCTTCTGTCTTTTCTGTCTGGTGGGGTGGCCCGTGTGCTTCGGGAAATCCGCCGTGGTAAGTAGTCTGCGAGAGGCTTCTTCTTACTAAACTGACGTGTTCTTGCACAAACGCCGATTTCTGTCGCTGGGGCCGAAATCGGAGCAGGAAAGGTATGCCTCGTTTTCGGGGAGGGAAGCGATGCACGGCAGGGAAGGCTATGTCCATTGCTTTCTGTTCAATTCCATAATTCTACTACTTCAACTCCTCTGTATGATTCACAAAGAACCCATTGCCGTGGTGGGAATCGGCTGCCGGTTTCCCGGAGATGTTCATGGTGCCAGCCAATACTGGGCCGCGTTACAACGTAGCTTCGACGCCATTACCGACGTGCCCGAAGAGCGCTGGAACCTTGAAGCGTTCTACGACCCCAATCCGAACGTAGCGGGCAAAACCAAGTCGCGGAAGGGCGGTTTTGTGAAAAACGTAGACCACTTCGACGCCGATTTCTTCGGACTTTTTCCGAAAGAAGCGGAGCGCATCGACCCGCAGCAACGGCTGCTGCTGGAAGTAACCTACGAAGCCCTGGAAGACGCCGGCATCCGGCTCGAAGATTTTTCCGGCTCCAAAACGGCGGTGTTCATGGGCGTATTCATGAATGACTACTGGGACATTCAGATCGCCCATCTGCAGCGCGATAACATTACACCCCACGTGCCGATGGGCGTGTCGCTCACCTCCATTGCAAACCGACTTTCGTACGTCTACAACCTGAAAGGCCCGAGCGTAACACTAGATACGGCGTGTTCGTCGTCGCTGGTCGGGGTACACCAGGCCTGCCGGAGCATCTGGTCGGGCGAGAGCACCCAGGCCCTGGCGGGGGGCGTCAACCTGATGCTGCGTCCGGAGTCGACGATCATGATGTCGAAAGGCAATTTCCTTTCGCCCGATGGGTATTGTAAGTCGTTCGACAGCCGGGCCAACGGATACGTGCGCAGCGAAGGCGCGGGGGTGGTCCTTCTCAAACCGCTTTCGCAGGCGCAGGCCGACGGCGACCAGATCTACGCGCTGATTCGCGGCTCGGCGGTCAACCAGGATGGCCATACGCCCGAAGGGTTCACCGTACCGAGTCTGGAAGCGCAGGCCGACATGTTGCGCACGGCTTATCAGGATGCGCAGGTCGATCCGAAAGAGGTCGCGTACGTCGAAGCGCACGGCACCGGCACGCCCGTCGGTGACCCGAAAGAGACCAATGCCTTCGGGCAGGTGCTGAGCGAAAAGCGCACGGCCGACGAGAAGCTGACCATCGGGTCGGTGAAAAGCAACATGGGCCACCTGGAAGCCGCCGCCGGAATCGCCGGGATGATCAAGCTGACCATGGTGCTGAAAAACCGCCAGGTGCCCGCCAACCTCCACTTTCTGAAGCCCAACCCGAACATTCCGTTCGACGACTACAAACTGCGTGTACCTACTCAACTGGAAGACCTGCCGAAAGAAGGCACGTTGTTCGGCGGGGTAAACTCGTTCGGCGCCGGGGGCACCAACGCCCACGTGGTGATGCAGACCTACGACGCACCGACCGCGCAGGAGCTACCAGCCACCGACGAAGGTCACGACGTCCACCTGTTTACCCTGACGGCCCGCAGCCGGGAGGCACTCCGCGCCACCGCCGAAAAGTACGTGCCCTTTCTGGAAGAGACGCCCGCTGCGCTGAGCGATATCTGTTTCTCGGCCGGTACGCGGCGTTCGGCGCATCCGCATCGGCTGAGCATCGCGATCCGCACCAAAGCCGAACTGAAAGCGTCGATTGAAGCTTTCCTGCGCGACGAGACCCGGCCCGGCATGCACTACGCGGAAGTGACCCGCGAAACGGCGCCCAAAGTGGGCTTTGTCTTCTCGGGGCAAGGACCCCAGTGGTACGCCATGGGGCAGCAATTGCTACAGGCGTCGCCCGTTTTCCGGGAGACCATTCTGGAGATCGAGCAACATTTCGCGAAGGTGGCCGACTGGTCGCTGCTGGAAGAGATGAACCGCGACGAGGCCACTTCACGCGTTAGCGACACCCGCATTGCACAGCCTGCTATCATGGCGATTCAGATTGCCCTGACCGAACTGTGGAAGTCATGGGGCGTGGAGCCCGCCGGTTGTGTCGGGCACTCGATTGGCGAAGTGGCGGCGGCCTACGCGGCTGGTGCGCTGACGCTGGCGCAGGCCGTGGAGGTGATTTACCACCGCAGCCGGGGACAGAACAAAGCGACCGGAGCCGGTAAAATGCTTGCCGTGGGCCTGACGCTGGCGGAAGCGAGAAAGGCAATTGTCGGGTACGAAGCCGTTGTTTCCATTGCGGCCATCAACAGCCCCGAGATGGTGACCCTGTCGGGCGATGCCGAACCGCTGGAAGCCATTGCCGCGGCGCTGGACAAGAAAGACGTGTTCCACCGTTTTCTGCGGGTGAACGTGCCGTTCCACAGCCATCACATGAATCAGCTCAAAGACGAACTGATCGACTCGCTGGTGCACCTGCAACCGGCGGCCGCCACGTTGCCGCTCTATTCGACGGTAACCGGGCGGCGCGAGGACGGCCTGCACCTGACGAGCCACTACTGGTTCCAGAACGTGCGCGAACCCGTGTACTTTACCGATGCCGTGCAGGCCATGATCGATGAGGGATTCGATACGTTCGTAGAAATTGCCCCGCATCCGGTGCTGTCGCAGGGCGTGCAGGATCTGCTGAAAGCCAACCAGAAGGAAGGCCTGACCGTCACGTCGCTGCGTCGCAAAGATGACGAAGCCGTGGTGATGATGGGCTCGCTGGGACGGCTGTTCACCGACGGTCTGGCTTTGCAGTGGCAGAAGCTGGCGACACCCGGTGCGCGCTACGTGAAACTGCCGACCTACGCCTGGCAGAAACAGCGCTACTGGTTCGAAACTGAAGCGCACCGTCGCGAGCGGCAGGGGACAACCCTCCATCCGTTTCTGGTTGCCAAACATCAGTCGGCGACCGATGCCTATCGGCTGCTGTGGGACGTGCGGCTGGATCAGCGCGTATTCCCTTATCTGGAAGATCATAAAGTCGACGGGGCCATCATCTTCCCCGGCACCGGCCACCTGGAAGTCGCCAACGCCATGGCGCACGCGTCGTTCCCCGGCACGGACTTCTTCCTGGAAGATGTCCATTTCGAATCGGCCGTGTTTCTGCCCGACGAAGGCGAGTCGCCCGAAGTCCGCATGGAAGTAACGTCCGACGAAGGAACCTACGTGTTGTGCAGCCGCCCGCGCTACAGCGAAGACGCCGCCTGGACACACCACTCGCGAGGCAAAGTGAACAGCTTCGGCGATCGGTTCGTGAAACAGACGGTTTCGCTCGATGCGGTGCGCGAGCGTGTGACCGACCCACTGTCGGTCTCCGATTTCTACGTGACGTTGAAAGAAGGCGGCCTTCAGTACGGCGAGTCGTTCCGTTGCGTGCAGAAAATGTGGCGGCACGGGAACGAACTGCTGAGCACCATCAGCCTGTCGGAAAAGGACCTGTACGGCGTGGAGAAATACCACGTCCATCCGGCTCTGCTGGATGCGTCGCTGCACACCATTCTGTACTTCGCGCAGGAGCAGAGCGACACGGGCAAAGGCGGCATCTACCTGCCGGTGCACATCGAGCGTTTCAAAGTGCATCAGCATCCGGGGCATCGCCTGTGGTGTTACGTGAACCTGACCGAAGGCAACGCTACGTACATGCACGGCGACTACTGCCTCTTCAACGAAGAAGGCGAACTGGTCGCAGAAATTCAGGGGCTAACCTGTAAGTACATCGAAGGGTCGCGTGGTGAGCAGCGCGACGAACTCTACCAGGGCATGTACACGTACCAGTGGCAACTGCTGGAAGAGTCCGAACTGCTGGCCACGGCAAAACAGGCGCTGGGCACAGAGCCGACCAACCCGGCCGAATGCACGCTGCTGCTGGCCGACAAAGGGCAAGTGGCGATGCAACTGCTGCGCCGTTTCAATGCCGCGCACCGTTCGGTGGCGTTGGTGATGCAAAGCAACCAGTACCAGCAGTTGTTCGGGCAGCACTTTGAAGTCGATCCGCTGCAACAGGAAGATCTGGAAAAAGTGATCCGGATGGTGCAAGCGCAGGGCCAGCCCATTACCCGGGTCGTGTACCTGTGGGGACTGGACGAAGCGGCCGCGCATGAGTTGGATACAGACGCCATGGCCGCGCGTCAGGAACAGATGGCGCTGTCGGCCATCCAGGCGGTGAAGGCGGTGGTCAGCCAGGACATCGAACCGGCCTTTACGTTCGTGACCCGGGGAGTAGAACAACTCACCGAAAAAGATACGCAGGTCAACTTCGCCCAGGGAACCCTTTACGGCATCACCCGCGTGATGACCAACGAATATCCGTTCATCCCGCTGCGCCTGATCGACCTGTCGGCCGAGTGGAACGAGGCCGAGCTGGAATCGCTGTACGATACCATCGTCGAGCCGAAATCGCTCCAGAAAGTTCGCCACACCGAACTGGCGCTTCGCGGTACGCAACGGTACGCGCGCCGTCTGGAAGCGGTGCATCAGGAAAGCGCCGAACAGGCCGCCACGCAACGCGCCGAAGCCATCGGGACCCGGTACCGGGCCGAAGTACGCGACTACGGCACGTTCGATCGTCTGGCCTTCCGGCAGGCGGCCCGTCCCGAACTGGCCCCCAACGAAGTGGAGATCGAAGTGCGGGCGGCGGGGCTCAACTTCAAGGACGTGATGAACGCAATGGGCCTGCTGTCGCCGGAAGCCGTTGCGGGAGGCATTGCCGAAGCCAACCTAGGGCTGGAGTGCAGCGGGGTGGTGACCGCCGTTGGCTGTGGCGTATCCGACCTCCGGGTGGGCGATCCGGTCATGGCGTGGGCCTCGAACAGCTTTGCGGGCTACACCGTCGCCAAGCGTCAGTGCGTCGTGCAGAAGCCCGAAAATCTGTCGTTTGAAGAAGCCGCGACGCTAACGGTCGTGTACCTGACGGCCTATTACTCGCTGCACCACCTGGCGCACCTGGAAGAAGGCGAGCGCGTCCTGATTCACTCCGCTTCGGGGGGCGTCGGGCTGGCCGCTATCCAGATTGCCCGGTGGCGCGGGGCCGAAGTAATCGCCACGGCGGGGAACGAGGAGAAGCGAAATTACCTGCGGGCCTTGGGCGTTGCACACGTATTCGATTCGCGCGATCTCCGTTTCGCCGATCAGATCCTGGAGGTAACCAACGGCGAAGGGGTAGACGTGGTCCTCAACTCGCTGACCGGCAAAGCCATCGCGCAGAGCATCCGGTGCCTGGCGCCGTTCGGCCGCTTTGTGGAAATCGGCAAAGTCGACATCTACGGCGATACCAAACTGGGGCTGAAGCGCTTCGGAGAGAACCTGTCGTACCACGCGGTGGATCTGGACCGCCTGATGGCGCAGAAACCCAGGCTGGCGCAGCGGATGTACCGCGAACTGGCCGATTTGCTGGCGAGCGAACAGATCGAAGCCCTGCCGTTCCGGACGTATCCGGTGTCGGCGTTGTCGGAGGCGTTGCGGTTCCTCAGCAAAGGCACGCACATCGGGAAAGTGGCGGTGACGATGGCAACGCAGCAGGTCGATGTGCTGCCGGCCGAAACCCTTTCGCTCCCGAAAGACGCGACCTATCTGATCACCGGAGGGGCGAGCGGCCTGGGCCTGGAAATGGCGAAGTGGCTGGCCTCCAAAGGTGCGCAGTACCTCGTGCTGGCGAGCCGGAGCGGCTGTAAATCAGACTATGACCGGCAGACCATCGCCGACCTGGAAGCGGCCGGGGTCTGCGTGCGGTTGCCGAAAGTAGACATCACCGACGAAGCGGCCGTGCGCACCATGCTTGCCGAAGTACGTGCGCTGATGCCGCCGCTGAAGGGGATCATTCACAGTGCAGCCGTGCTGGACGACGCCACGCTGCCCAACATGGACGAACGG
It encodes the following:
- a CDS encoding helix-turn-helix domain-containing protein, which encodes MSLLRANLRFLRKQHKLTQQKLADRIGIKRSLLGAYEEGRAEPREEYVARMAEVFGVDFVQLMTRDLTGGNPPPLPGSVPTRHHDDAHRSHHAAPVRNMPAPPKPSPTTYTAVKPAPPKPEPAAPTPRSDNGVAVASPKPAASGTNRYAEGREIRMLSVTVDAQQRQQIELVPQAQLRAYETQYADPAFLEGLPKMQLPSLEGGDVYRAFELDAVVVVGRYVRNWYSLQAKPYVLLTRGGRVHQAVLDNQIAETGCVQVGNEATPVESILEIWEPVRWISDRPPVSAEAGQPLSVAELTQLVRQLQADVERLKRR
- a CDS encoding AMP-binding protein, translating into MNVVWFQKQKVSLAALPPRLADQEQHAAQFCKMWQQGQPEFWLLTSGSTGTPKPQCLTRAQMEASARLTGEALGLTTGDKALVCLPTRYIAGTMMLVRGLVLGLELHLYPPHRNPLALVAAGTSFDFTAMVPMQLETILRETPQALAAFAHAKAILLGGAPLSATLEEQVQALPCPVYHTYGMTETVSHVALRRLNGPERSAVFTSLPGIDLRLDDRGCLCIRGAVTNAQWITTNDLVELHADGRFRWLGRADHVINSGGVKVQPEAVEQAVDKLWKENKIAERYFVGSQPDKYLGQCVVLFVEGMPFPPTREEWLLEALRERLPRYHAPKRLLYVPSFEETPTGKIDRTGTLQKLARS
- a CDS encoding type I polyketide synthase, with the translated sequence MIHKEPIAVVGIGCRFPGDVHGASQYWAALQRSFDAITDVPEERWNLEAFYDPNPNVAGKTKSRKGGFVKNVDHFDADFFGLFPKEAERIDPQQRLLLEVTYEALEDAGIRLEDFSGSKTAVFMGVFMNDYWDIQIAHLQRDNITPHVPMGVSLTSIANRLSYVYNLKGPSVTLDTACSSSLVGVHQACRSIWSGESTQALAGGVNLMLRPESTIMMSKGNFLSPDGYCKSFDSRANGYVRSEGAGVVLLKPLSQAQADGDQIYALIRGSAVNQDGHTPEGFTVPSLEAQADMLRTAYQDAQVDPKEVAYVEAHGTGTPVGDPKETNAFGQVLSEKRTADEKLTIGSVKSNMGHLEAAAGIAGMIKLTMVLKNRQVPANLHFLKPNPNIPFDDYKLRVPTQLEDLPKEGTLFGGVNSFGAGGTNAHVVMQTYDAPTAQELPATDEGHDVHLFTLTARSREALRATAEKYVPFLEETPAALSDICFSAGTRRSAHPHRLSIAIRTKAELKASIEAFLRDETRPGMHYAEVTRETAPKVGFVFSGQGPQWYAMGQQLLQASPVFRETILEIEQHFAKVADWSLLEEMNRDEATSRVSDTRIAQPAIMAIQIALTELWKSWGVEPAGCVGHSIGEVAAAYAAGALTLAQAVEVIYHRSRGQNKATGAGKMLAVGLTLAEARKAIVGYEAVVSIAAINSPEMVTLSGDAEPLEAIAAALDKKDVFHRFLRVNVPFHSHHMNQLKDELIDSLVHLQPAAATLPLYSTVTGRREDGLHLTSHYWFQNVREPVYFTDAVQAMIDEGFDTFVEIAPHPVLSQGVQDLLKANQKEGLTVTSLRRKDDEAVVMMGSLGRLFTDGLALQWQKLATPGARYVKLPTYAWQKQRYWFETEAHRRERQGTTLHPFLVAKHQSATDAYRLLWDVRLDQRVFPYLEDHKVDGAIIFPGTGHLEVANAMAHASFPGTDFFLEDVHFESAVFLPDEGESPEVRMEVTSDEGTYVLCSRPRYSEDAAWTHHSRGKVNSFGDRFVKQTVSLDAVRERVTDPLSVSDFYVTLKEGGLQYGESFRCVQKMWRHGNELLSTISLSEKDLYGVEKYHVHPALLDASLHTILYFAQEQSDTGKGGIYLPVHIERFKVHQHPGHRLWCYVNLTEGNATYMHGDYCLFNEEGELVAEIQGLTCKYIEGSRGEQRDELYQGMYTYQWQLLEESELLATAKQALGTEPTNPAECTLLLADKGQVAMQLLRRFNAAHRSVALVMQSNQYQQLFGQHFEVDPLQQEDLEKVIRMVQAQGQPITRVVYLWGLDEAAAHELDTDAMAARQEQMALSAIQAVKAVVSQDIEPAFTFVTRGVEQLTEKDTQVNFAQGTLYGITRVMTNEYPFIPLRLIDLSAEWNEAELESLYDTIVEPKSLQKVRHTELALRGTQRYARRLEAVHQESAEQAATQRAEAIGTRYRAEVRDYGTFDRLAFRQAARPELAPNEVEIEVRAAGLNFKDVMNAMGLLSPEAVAGGIAEANLGLECSGVVTAVGCGVSDLRVGDPVMAWASNSFAGYTVAKRQCVVQKPENLSFEEAATLTVVYLTAYYSLHHLAHLEEGERVLIHSASGGVGLAAIQIARWRGAEVIATAGNEEKRNYLRALGVAHVFDSRDLRFADQILEVTNGEGVDVVLNSLTGKAIAQSIRCLAPFGRFVEIGKVDIYGDTKLGLKRFGENLSYHAVDLDRLMAQKPRLAQRMYRELADLLASEQIEALPFRTYPVSALSEALRFLSKGTHIGKVAVTMATQQVDVLPAETLSLPKDATYLITGGASGLGLEMAKWLASKGAQYLVLASRSGCKSDYDRQTIADLEAAGVCVRLPKVDITDEAAVRTMLAEVRALMPPLKGIIHSAAVLDDATLPNMDERRFHRVFHPKAMGAWTLHRATLHDTLDFFLTISSVSAIFGLPGQSNYSAANNFLDKLCAYRQAQGLAAASVNLGVLDTYAGMSKEGEHVLKVLGSQGWQPMPLQRVLNQIENIVLQQPSHRMAALLDWKRFREFFPHQVNDARFAHLLSQESLRSRGGNGQVTLVDQLLAASGEAQTEMLQNKLAESLAKILGTSVDKIQTDISISKIGLDSLMLNQFRNWIQQKLELNFPLMKIAKGPSLLELANQLLQELTHEEAGEEASVAVATDVSGIAGEEELEVVDTWFIRNRTNTQDIQTRVFCIHPVGAGASIFSHFLYHPPAHTDVMAIQLPGRENRRNETPYEDMPRLIADLAQAIQPYLDKPFVVMGHSFGGVVGFELVRHLRRQGGPQPMRLLLTGTIPPHLTPLWREKESIRETAVFTNSEEKILSLLNYIDDVDFLKQILPVMKKDMPLIMSYYYHEEAPFPFPVTVFAADQDEVVEMEEIQHWRDQTTGDFTLEVVEGDHWFLSRNQERILACLSELIHAERAQNIA